Proteins encoded in a region of the Vitis riparia cultivar Riparia Gloire de Montpellier isolate 1030 chromosome 7, EGFV_Vit.rip_1.0, whole genome shotgun sequence genome:
- the LOC117918214 gene encoding uncharacterized protein LOC117918214 yields MEVESVSVFRGLRSFWARKGGYVRLNGSGRRKNRVELARLGSNRRRRFWRIKPKFRFFRIPSPKKFFIWLRDAYVKMMLGFANSRVMSSGYSASWAMALAALGSDR; encoded by the coding sequence ATGGAGGTAGAGAGTGTGAGCGTGTTCCGAGGACTGAGATCCTTCTGGGCGAGAAAAGGAGGGTATGTGCGCCTCAATGGATCGGGAAGGAGGAAGAACCGGGTCGAGCTTGCTCGGCTCGGTTCCAACCGTCGACGGCGGTTCTGGCGGATCAAGCCTAAGTTCCGCTTCTTCAGAATACCTTCTCCAAAGAAGTTCTTTATATGGCTGCGCGACGCGTACGTGAAGATGATGCTGGGGTTCGCCAATTCGAGAGTTATGAGCAGCGGCTACAGCGCGTCTTGGGCGATGGCATTGGCGGCTTTGGGCAGCGACCGCTAA